The proteins below are encoded in one region of Bacillus vallismortis:
- the gcvPB gene encoding aminomethyl-transferring glycine dehydrogenase subunit GcvPB → MNNQDQALIFELSREGRIGYSLPELDVPEIELEDLLSDTYIRDVDAELPEVSELDIMRHYTALSKRNHGVDSGFYPLGSCTMKYNPKINEKIARIPGFAAIHPLQDEDTVQGALELLYDLSEHLEDITGMDEVTLQPAAGAHGEWTGLMMIRAYHEARGDFKRTKVIVPDSAHGTNPASATVAGFETVTVKSNENGLVDLEDLKRAVNEETAALMLTNPNTLGLFEEQITEMAEIVHQAGGKLYYDGANLNAVLSKARPGDMGFDVVHLNLHKTFTGPHGGGGPGSGPVGVKKELIPYLPKPVLIKKEGRFTFDDDRPHSIGRVKPYYGNFGINVRAYTYIRSMGPDGLQAVTENAVLNANYMMRKLAPYYDLPFDRHCKHEFVLSGKRQKKLGVRTLDIAKRLLDFGYHPPTIYFPLNVEECIMIEPTETESKETLDAFIDAMIQIAREAEENPERVQEAPHTTIVKRMDETKAARHPVLRYEGAKR, encoded by the coding sequence ATGAATAATCAGGATCAGGCACTTATTTTTGAGCTTTCCAGAGAAGGCCGTATCGGCTACAGCCTGCCAGAGCTCGATGTACCGGAAATCGAATTGGAGGACCTCTTATCAGACACCTACATCCGTGACGTGGACGCAGAGCTGCCTGAGGTGTCCGAACTGGATATCATGCGCCATTATACAGCGTTGTCCAAACGCAATCACGGGGTGGATTCGGGCTTTTACCCGCTTGGTTCCTGCACAATGAAATACAATCCGAAAATCAATGAAAAGATCGCGCGAATTCCCGGTTTTGCTGCAATTCATCCTCTTCAAGATGAAGATACGGTGCAAGGCGCTTTAGAGCTTTTATATGATTTAAGCGAGCACCTCGAGGACATTACGGGAATGGATGAGGTCACACTTCAGCCCGCTGCCGGGGCGCATGGCGAATGGACGGGGCTGATGATGATCCGCGCCTATCATGAAGCGCGCGGGGATTTCAAGCGGACGAAGGTCATTGTTCCTGATTCCGCGCACGGGACAAATCCTGCTTCAGCGACAGTAGCCGGCTTTGAAACGGTTACGGTGAAATCGAATGAAAATGGGCTTGTCGATCTGGAAGATTTAAAAAGAGCGGTGAATGAAGAAACTGCTGCTCTGATGCTGACGAATCCGAATACGCTTGGCCTGTTTGAGGAGCAGATCACCGAGATGGCGGAAATTGTTCACCAAGCGGGCGGAAAACTGTACTATGACGGCGCCAATTTAAATGCGGTTCTAAGCAAAGCGAGACCGGGAGATATGGGATTTGACGTGGTGCATCTCAACCTGCATAAAACATTCACTGGCCCTCATGGCGGCGGCGGCCCCGGTTCAGGCCCTGTCGGTGTAAAAAAAGAGCTGATTCCTTATTTGCCAAAGCCCGTTTTAATCAAAAAGGAAGGGCGCTTTACATTTGATGATGACCGTCCACACTCGATCGGCCGCGTGAAGCCGTATTACGGCAACTTCGGGATCAATGTCAGAGCTTATACGTATATCCGCTCCATGGGGCCTGACGGCTTACAGGCTGTTACTGAGAACGCCGTGTTAAACGCCAACTATATGATGAGAAAGCTCGCGCCTTATTACGATCTTCCGTTTGACCGTCATTGCAAGCATGAATTTGTATTGTCAGGCAAGCGGCAAAAAAAGCTGGGCGTGCGTACGCTTGACATAGCAAAACGGCTGCTTGACTTCGGCTATCATCCGCCTACGATTTATTTCCCGCTTAATGTTGAAGAATGCATCATGATTGAGCCGACAGAGACGGAATCAAAGGAAACGCTTGATGCGTTTATCGACGCTATGATTCAAATCGCAAGAGAAGCGGAGGAGAATCCTGAGCGCGTTCAAGAGGCGCCGCATACGACAATTGTAAAAAGAATGGATGAAACAAAAGCGGCGAGACACCCGGTGCTCAGGTATGAGGGGGCAAAGAGATAA